From Malus sylvestris chromosome 1, drMalSylv7.2, whole genome shotgun sequence:
ATTGTCGAAATAGTTGCTCGGCACCATATTAGATGGCTTGTCATGGGGGCAGCTGCAGATGAACATTATTCTGAGTATGCATCAGTGAATATACTTttaatgataatttttttctttagtcATGCTACTGTgtcgttctaggattcatacagctgaccccacttagtggcaTTCTAGGAAGAAAACAATGCAAATGAATTATGAACGcagtggcgttctaggattcatacagccgacccaCTCAGTGAGACAAGGCTTTGTTGTAGTAGTCATGCTACTTTGTCGTTCCTAGTGCTATGTGggtaaaatcaaagaaacataTTCTATTGCTGGTAAATCTAATTTAATGATGAAGGGCGTGTGATCGGTAATGAGTTGAAAGACTTGTGAACATGCATATCATTTATGTTGACTGACTCATCCTTGCTGGGATTGCAGGAGATTGGCTGAGATAAAGTCCAGGAAAGCATTTTTCGTATGCCAAAAGGCAGCTAGTTCCTGTCATATTTGGTTTGTTTGTAAGGGGTACCTCATATATACAAGGTTTGGCACCTTTCACACCAACTCATGCATCGGCGGGTTTAAGTTTTTCTTAATGTATTGGCAGACTGGCTCATAACTGTTGTTTTCACCCAAGTAGCTTTCCCTGTTAAGTTCAAACTGTCAATTTTGTAACTTTGTTGCGTTGTCCTTATACGTACTATATTTAATTGCCACTTATATGAAGCACGTGAAAACAGGGGAGACAGAGAAGATGAATCTGAAATAGAAATTGCCCCTCCTCTGCTGCTGACGAATTGGGCTTTTGGAACAGAGCAACCAGAACACTTCAGATCAGAATCAACTGATTCGCTGAGAAATCTGGTAGCCTCACTACCCAGACTGTTTTTTTCTCCAATGAGAAATTCTGTTTGACTTTTCGCTCTAATGTGAGGTGGTACTAGACAAGTAACTTTGTTACAGAGCTCTGCAGATGCTGAGGAAGATACCAGCGAGTTGGAAGAAATATCAGGGAGGTCGACCCCGTTGATGATAGATGCGGTGAGAAAATTCATTCATTGGCACCCTTTGTATGCAAGTACATGGATGATTTTCATTACACATCATTTACTGCTTTGCTGaaattgtacaaaattcttCCTAGAAAACCGCTTAGGTGTGCATGTTTATAGTTTCTGTTTTATGTCCTGAGTTTTGAGTTATGGGGAACATATTGGGGCAGATAAAGAGCTTCTTTTGTGCTCTGTCAGGCTTTAGTTGTGGCAAAAACTTCTTTTCAAGTCAGTGTGTGCTGTACTTTTCAAACCATTTGATTAGTCTTTAATTGCTTATCTTTAcaggagggagaagaaaatggtgaaagttATCATAGCGTAGAACAAGCCATTGTGGATGCTAAGAACTTAAAACTGAAGGAATTTGAAGAGACAACTAGGCGGTGGAAAGAGGAAGATGATGCGGTGGAGGCTAAATGCAAGGTAAAATTTGGAATGGCATGAATTGCTCATGAGTTAAACTGATCTCATTTATTAGCCTGATCGTTTTCTAGATTGAATGCGTCAAACTTTGACCTTTTGGGTTTCTTTAGATGCTGGTATTTGTCTGCATGTGGTGTGCATTTGTGCAAGCATGCATATTTTGGTGATTTATGCATACCTACTAATAGCAGATACTGTCTCTCATTCTTCACCACAAAGTTTGTGTTGTCCATGCCTTCTTACAGGCCAAAGCATTTGAAAGTTTATGCACTAAGGAGATGAGCCAAAGAAAAGAGATGGAAGAAATGCTTGCTAGATTAAAGCAAGAAATAGACAGGGTGAAGGATGAGAGTGAGGAATCTATAAGACAACTCCCAATGGTTGAGGACAAGAAGTTAGTGCTGGAGAAACAACTAGAAGCGTCACAAAGTGAGGTCAAGGAGTTAGAGGAGAAAATCATCTCAGCTGCGGGGCTCTTGATAAGTTTCAGGGAAAAACGGGATAAAATGAAGATAGAGCATAGAAATGCAATGAGAAAAGTCAGACAGCTAGAGACAATGATAAATGGGGAAGCTGCAAGCTTTGATCAGGCAGAATTCCCTATCTTCTCTTTTATGGAGATCAACGAGGCAACTCACAACTTTGATCCGTCCTGGAAGATTAAAGAAGGAAGGCGCGGAAGTGTTTATAAAGGGATTCTTCGCCACATGCATGTTGCTATTAAGATGTTGCCTTCTTATGGTTCTAAAACTCAATTGGACTTCGAACATGAGGTAAATCTTATGTTATGTTTTCTACAGTATTTATGTGTTATTAGAAAACCAGTGAAACAGTTGTGAATTCATTATTTCGGTTCAATTCCATCAGGTAGAGGTCTTGAGCAGAGTGCGGCATCCAAACTTAGTAACACTAATTGGAACCTGTCCAGAATCCAGGTCAGTTGTATATGAGTACCTAAAGAATGGCTGCCTTGAAGACCTCCTTGCCTGCAAAGACAACACTCCGCCTCTTCCATGGCAAATTCGAACGTCCATTGCTACAGAGATATGCTCTGCCCTCATATTCCTTCACTCAAATATCCCCTGTCTTGTCCATGGGAACGTGAAACCCAGTAACATTCTCTTTGAAGCGAACTTTGTGAGCAAACTTATAAATTTGGGCATCAACTCTTTGATCCCACAGAACGAAAACCCGACCAACTTCACCAAAATACGTAGTGACCCAAATGGAGCTCATGTGTATATGGATCCAGAGTATCTTGAAACTGGAAAACTCACACCAGAATCAGATGTTTACTCATTCGGGATTATACTGTTGCAACTTTTAACTGCAAGTCCGCTTTCAGGAATAGTGAAGGATGTGAAATATGCATTAGAAAATGACAACTTCAAAGCATTGCTGGACGTTTCAGCCGGAGATTGGCCACTAGAGCAAGCAAAAGAGATGGCTTACATAGCACTGAGGTGCTGCGAGAACAAGCGCTTGGATCGGCTAGACCTATTGGTTGCCCACGAGGCAATGAGAGCTTCATACGCTGCCTCAGCAACGTGCTTGGTTTCCAAGAAGCTTATTCGGACACCATCCCATTTCGTCTGCCCCATTCTGCAGGTAACTTACGTCCATCGGACTCGAATTCCAATTTCTGTAGAATCACTAACTGAACACGATATGCGTTAATTTGCATTTGCAGGAAGTCATGCAAGATCCACACATTGCAGCAGATGGTTTCACATACGAAGAAGAAGCAATACGGGGATGGCTGAAAAGCGGCCACAACACGTCGCCGATGACAAATCTTGAGCTCGAACACTGCAATCTGGTCCCCAATTATGCCCTCCAGTATGCAATTCAACAGTGGCAACTACAGTTGTAAAAATTACTCGCATCTTTACTTCTTTTACTGTTTGTATACACAGTGATTATACCTGCCTGTAGCATCATTATCTTTAGAAAATGATTTTAGGCCAAAATTAATTACTGATTATACTTCAGAACCATGGAAATCGGAAGCTCGTAGTCTAATGatacttttttattattttctcaacAGAGGAAAATGTTACAGGTTCGAATCTCGTTTATGCCTTTTGATTAAAAACTAACACAAcatgaaaactataagaaaGAAGAA
This genomic window contains:
- the LOC126616273 gene encoding U-box domain-containing protein 32; the protein is MGSVGEVGEGRVLSDVEETIFVAVGKDVKQSETTLAWAVKNFAGKRICLLHVHKPSLLLSMSEGIGSASKLKQGAVKVLQVAERTKLRKLLDQYRMILTGAGVEANELWMEMGNVEEGIVEIVARHHIRWLVMGAAADEHYSERLAEIKSRKAFFVCQKAASSCHIWFVCKGYLIYTRGDREDESEIEIAPPLLLTNWAFGTEQPEHFRSESTDSLRNLSSADAEEDTSELEEISGRSTPLMIDAEGEENGESYHSVEQAIVDAKNLKLKEFEETTRRWKEEDDAVEAKCKAKAFESLCTKEMSQRKEMEEMLARLKQEIDRVKDESEESIRQLPMVEDKKLVLEKQLEASQSEVKELEEKIISAAGLLISFREKRDKMKIEHRNAMRKVRQLETMINGEAASFDQAEFPIFSFMEINEATHNFDPSWKIKEGRRGSVYKGILRHMHVAIKMLPSYGSKTQLDFEHEVEVLSRVRHPNLVTLIGTCPESRSVVYEYLKNGCLEDLLACKDNTPPLPWQIRTSIATEICSALIFLHSNIPCLVHGNVKPSNILFEANFVSKLINLGINSLIPQNENPTNFTKIRSDPNGAHVYMDPEYLETGKLTPESDVYSFGIILLQLLTASPLSGIVKDVKYALENDNFKALLDVSAGDWPLEQAKEMAYIALRCCENKRLDRLDLLVAHEAMRASYAASATCLVSKKLIRTPSHFVCPILQEVMQDPHIAADGFTYEEEAIRGWLKSGHNTSPMTNLELEHCNLVPNYALQYAIQQWQLQL